One genomic window of Actinoalloteichus hoggarensis includes the following:
- a CDS encoding AAA domain-containing protein, with protein sequence MLNRRNDPALRDKVSRLMAFMRRLSIARSQPVRHVDRHPRLLWLEQIRAVDGIAVAADAGPGGVLLRVPNAPQQPEPPTPDDLQGWVDRPAQSGLMPAEPTLHAQGHPPGSTAAVPISQAPDVPLSFVKWLERTWRPWAGRETIRQLHIRLFALHQLSSDQPESVELVLAGGLLHLPGVDDEPPLHIHLLSQPVRIERDQETGDLLCMLDLEAPVRLEADEVLHGERWFDQTADPVLRHQLVSGVGSILDPALPEFLRSWARQAAQIDVAVSESWEPPTGQAPLLSLAPALLARRRGAFALQEYYHRITQAIDDPATPIPLGLAQLIEPIETEDRVTWFGESAAPVSDPVEEPLFPLPANAEQRKIIDCLSRDDGVVVEGPPGTGKTHTIANLVSALLARGQRVLVTSEKNQALRVLRDKLPPEIQDLCVALTGDTARGDAAFDRSVNTIAGRKSDHDPQESAREIEELTFLREALRRHRGELLEQIRALRESELFDHPEVAPGYRGTPAAIARALAGDPERVRWVPGPAEGPPPLSTGELRELIDLMAGADASRESRRTQQFPPADMLPADARVAELSDLIEIGRAAKAGEAGALVETLGTLDDDRLDRLGPVCQRVMDAWAELDRLPADREWALEQVDPLLSGTSLHGWQRAAERLALVEKAEEAERRLDFVPVHVADGVDPFVAGPAFERWAEHLGAGNRPKRLLRSTEQRTVEQYAESVLVKGVPVSDARTAGIAAAYLRLLAIVQEITAAFVPIGLAVVVPAEPGAAVQRLLHLRTACLRLSALLSARNDLIDLLSGIPVVRRPRLDTLAGVRRTCDTVLAVAEHRRGAAARQELDEAVERLAAAVPAEQRPPELTMLGRALADVDAEGYAAARRALSAAREQQAAQLRCDQLSHRLRDSAPVLFTRLRDTPRDPAWTDRLSSWDHAWARACARSWIDRQTAPGRETELENGLTATDQDLALVTTRLVAARAWQACLGRMTEQQAQALRSYRSAMGSVGRGTGRYAERYRQSAREAMRISQAAVPAWVMPIRQILDSVPPRPDSFDVVIIDEASQVSITSLFLLWLAPRVIVVGDDRQCTPSEVSSGALDAVFERLDAELPDLPHYLRTEFTPRSSAFSLLRTRFSQVIRLREHFRSMPEIVDWSSNEFYQDAPLEPVRQFGADRLPPLRSTHVDGGQVEGIGQRLVNRPEAEAVVNSVVACLADPAYAGRTFGVIALQGQAQAELINTMLLDRVDAEDFEERQLRVGTPPDFQGDERHVVWLSMVVAPEQRFKALTRREFQQRFNVAATRAQDQLWLFHSVTAERLRGVDLRRSLLTYVESTGSVPLREMIDDVDRVDRHRAFDSLFEQRVYLDIAARGFHVTPQVESNGRRIDLVVTGRSGRLAVECDGDAFPSTPEQRRSDLHREQELKRCGWRFWRVRESHYHLDPVVALQPLWALLERLGITPFRSGDGVGASAVSDTGASAASDTGASAASNPHAGAESGPADAVPPDATASGSGPDAEPDSSARWDAETTSQHGAGGAQKPTSGMGPRTRTGPGGTTWRRVRERDEPDDVGVWETEIDEPPRIVEGQVVDSRVVGVVET encoded by the coding sequence TTGCTCAATCGACGGAACGACCCTGCCCTGCGCGACAAGGTCTCCCGGCTGATGGCCTTCATGCGTCGTCTCTCCATCGCCCGATCCCAGCCCGTTCGCCACGTCGATCGTCATCCGAGGCTGCTGTGGCTGGAGCAGATCCGCGCCGTGGACGGTATCGCCGTCGCCGCCGACGCCGGACCGGGCGGGGTGCTGCTCCGGGTGCCCAACGCTCCACAGCAGCCGGAGCCGCCGACACCCGACGACCTGCAGGGCTGGGTGGACCGACCCGCTCAGTCCGGGCTGATGCCCGCGGAGCCGACGCTGCACGCCCAGGGACACCCGCCGGGCTCGACCGCCGCCGTGCCGATCTCGCAGGCGCCGGACGTCCCCTTGAGCTTCGTGAAGTGGCTGGAACGCACCTGGCGGCCGTGGGCGGGCCGGGAGACGATCCGACAGCTCCACATTAGACTGTTCGCGCTGCACCAGCTGAGCAGCGACCAGCCGGAGTCCGTCGAGCTGGTGCTCGCGGGCGGCCTGCTCCATCTGCCGGGCGTGGACGACGAGCCACCGCTGCACATCCACCTGCTCAGTCAGCCGGTTCGCATCGAACGCGACCAGGAGACCGGCGACCTGCTGTGCATGCTCGACCTCGAGGCGCCGGTGCGGCTGGAGGCCGATGAGGTCCTGCACGGCGAGCGGTGGTTCGACCAGACCGCCGATCCGGTGCTGCGGCATCAGCTCGTCTCGGGTGTCGGCTCGATCCTCGATCCGGCGCTGCCCGAGTTCCTTCGATCCTGGGCGCGGCAGGCCGCTCAGATCGACGTGGCCGTGTCCGAGAGCTGGGAGCCGCCCACCGGCCAGGCTCCGCTGCTGTCGTTGGCACCCGCGCTGTTGGCACGCAGGCGTGGCGCGTTCGCGCTTCAGGAGTACTACCACCGCATCACCCAGGCGATAGACGACCCGGCGACGCCGATCCCCCTGGGTCTGGCGCAGTTGATCGAGCCGATCGAGACCGAGGACCGGGTGACGTGGTTCGGCGAATCCGCCGCACCGGTGTCCGATCCCGTCGAGGAGCCGCTGTTCCCGCTGCCCGCCAACGCCGAGCAGCGCAAGATCATCGACTGCCTTTCCCGGGACGACGGCGTGGTGGTGGAGGGGCCGCCCGGCACAGGGAAGACGCACACCATCGCCAACCTGGTGAGCGCGCTGCTCGCCAGGGGTCAGCGGGTTCTGGTCACCAGTGAGAAGAACCAGGCGCTGCGGGTGCTGCGGGACAAGCTGCCGCCGGAGATCCAGGATCTCTGTGTCGCCCTGACCGGTGACACCGCGCGCGGCGACGCCGCCTTCGACCGCAGTGTCAACACCATCGCCGGGCGCAAGAGCGACCACGATCCGCAGGAGTCCGCCCGCGAGATCGAGGAGCTGACCTTCCTCCGTGAGGCGTTACGTCGACACCGCGGCGAGCTGCTCGAACAGATCCGTGCGCTGCGCGAGTCCGAACTCTTCGACCATCCCGAGGTGGCGCCGGGCTATCGGGGGACGCCCGCGGCCATCGCCAGGGCGCTGGCCGGCGACCCCGAGCGGGTGCGCTGGGTGCCGGGCCCCGCGGAGGGGCCGCCGCCGTTGAGCACCGGTGAGCTCCGAGAGCTGATCGACCTGATGGCGGGGGCCGACGCGAGCCGGGAGTCGCGCCGCACCCAGCAGTTCCCGCCCGCGGACATGCTGCCCGCCGACGCGCGGGTGGCCGAGCTGTCCGACCTGATCGAGATCGGCCGAGCCGCCAAGGCGGGCGAGGCCGGGGCGCTGGTCGAGACACTCGGCACCCTCGACGACGATCGGCTCGACCGACTCGGCCCGGTCTGTCAGCGGGTCATGGACGCCTGGGCGGAGCTGGACCGGCTGCCCGCCGACCGCGAATGGGCGCTGGAGCAGGTCGACCCGCTGCTCAGCGGAACCTCCCTGCACGGCTGGCAGCGGGCAGCCGAGCGGCTGGCACTGGTCGAGAAGGCGGAGGAGGCCGAGCGCAGGCTCGACTTCGTGCCCGTGCACGTCGCCGACGGCGTCGACCCGTTCGTCGCGGGACCGGCCTTCGAACGCTGGGCGGAGCATCTCGGCGCGGGCAACCGTCCCAAGCGGCTGCTGCGCAGCACCGAGCAGCGGACCGTCGAGCAGTACGCCGAGTCGGTCCTGGTCAAGGGCGTACCGGTGTCCGACGCACGTACCGCGGGCATCGCCGCCGCCTACCTGCGGCTGTTGGCGATCGTGCAGGAGATCACCGCGGCGTTCGTCCCCATCGGACTCGCGGTCGTCGTGCCCGCCGAGCCCGGCGCCGCCGTGCAGCGGCTGCTGCACCTGCGTACCGCCTGTCTGCGGCTGAGCGCGCTGCTGAGCGCGAGGAACGACCTCATCGACCTGCTGAGCGGCATCCCGGTCGTCCGACGCCCCCGGCTGGACACCCTCGCCGGGGTTCGACGGACCTGCGACACGGTGCTGGCGGTGGCCGAGCACCGACGCGGGGCGGCCGCGCGACAGGAGCTGGACGAGGCGGTGGAGCGGCTCGCGGCGGCCGTCCCCGCCGAGCAGCGCCCACCGGAGCTGACCATGCTGGGTCGGGCGCTCGCCGACGTCGACGCCGAGGGTTACGCCGCCGCCCGGCGCGCGCTGTCGGCGGCCAGGGAGCAACAGGCCGCGCAACTCCGCTGCGACCAGCTGTCCCATCGGCTGCGGGACTCCGCCCCCGTGCTCTTCACCCGGCTGCGCGACACGCCCCGCGATCCCGCCTGGACCGACCGGCTGTCGAGCTGGGACCACGCCTGGGCTCGGGCGTGCGCGCGGAGCTGGATCGACCGGCAGACCGCCCCAGGCCGAGAGACCGAGTTGGAGAACGGGCTCACCGCCACCGACCAGGACCTCGCCCTGGTGACCACCCGACTGGTCGCCGCCCGGGCCTGGCAGGCGTGTCTGGGCCGGATGACCGAGCAGCAGGCACAGGCGCTGCGGTCGTACCGCTCGGCGATGGGCAGCGTGGGCCGGGGAACCGGCCGGTACGCCGAGCGGTATCGCCAGTCGGCACGGGAGGCCATGCGGATCTCCCAGGCCGCCGTGCCCGCCTGGGTGATGCCGATCCGTCAGATCCTGGACTCGGTGCCCCCGCGGCCGGACTCCTTCGACGTGGTGATCATCGACGAGGCGAGCCAGGTGAGCATCACCAGCCTCTTCCTACTGTGGCTGGCACCCCGGGTGATCGTGGTCGGCGACGACCGGCAGTGCACGCCGTCGGAGGTGAGCAGCGGCGCGTTGGACGCGGTCTTCGAACGGCTGGACGCCGAACTGCCGGATCTTCCGCACTACCTTCGGACGGAGTTCACCCCGCGCTCCAGTGCGTTCTCCCTGTTGCGGACCCGTTTCAGCCAGGTCATCCGGCTGCGGGAGCACTTCCGTTCGATGCCCGAGATCGTCGACTGGTCGTCGAACGAGTTCTATCAGGACGCCCCGTTGGAGCCGGTACGACAGTTCGGCGCCGATCGGCTGCCGCCGCTGCGGTCCACCCATGTCGACGGCGGGCAGGTGGAGGGCATCGGCCAACGCCTGGTGAACCGGCCGGAGGCCGAGGCCGTCGTGAACTCGGTGGTGGCCTGTCTGGCCGATCCGGCCTACGCGGGGCGAACCTTCGGCGTCATCGCGTTGCAGGGTCAGGCGCAGGCCGAGCTGATCAACACGATGCTGTTGGACCGGGTCGACGCGGAGGACTTCGAGGAACGGCAGCTGCGGGTGGGCACGCCGCCGGACTTCCAGGGCGACGAGCGGCATGTCGTCTGGCTGTCGATGGTGGTCGCCCCGGAACAGCGCTTCAAGGCGCTGACCCGCCGGGAGTTCCAGCAGCGCTTCAACGTGGCCGCGACGCGGGCCCAGGATCAGCTCTGGCTGTTCCACTCGGTCACCGCGGAACGCCTGCGCGGGGTCGATCTGCGACGTTCCCTGCTGACCTACGTCGAGTCGACGGGCTCGGTGCCGCTGCGGGAGATGATCGACGATGTCGATCGGGTCGATCGGCACCGCGCCTTCGACTCGCTGTTCGAGCAGCGGGTGTACCTGGACATCGCGGCGAGGGGCTTCCACGTCACCCCGCAGGTGGAGAGCAACGGCAGGCGGATCGACCTCGTCGTGACCGGTCGTTCGGGGCGGCTCGCCGTGGAGTGCGACGGCGACGCCTTCCCGTCGACGCCGGAGCAGCGGCGTTCCGACCTGCACCGCGAGCAGGAGCTGAAGCGCTGCGGCTGGCGGTTCTGGCGGGTGCGGGAGTCCCACTATCACCTGGACCCGGTGGTCGCCCTGCAACCGTTGTGGGCGTTGCTGGAGCGGTTGGGGATCACCCCGTTCCGGTCGGGGGACGGCGTCGGGGCGAGCGCCGTATCGGACACCGGCGCGAGCGCCGCATCGGACACCGGCGCGAGCGCCGCATCGAATCCGCACGCAGGCGCCGAATCCGGTCCCGCCGACGCCGTTCCGCCGGACGCGACCGCCTCCGGCTCCGGCCCCGACGCCGAACCGGACTCCTCCGCTCGCTGGGACGCCGAGACGACGTCCCAACACGGAGCCGGCGGCGCGCAGAAGCCCACGTCTGGCATGGGGCCGAGGACGCGAACCGGTCCTGGTGGCACCACGTGGCGACGAGTCCGCGAGCGAGACGAGCCGGACGACGTCGGCGTCTGGGAGACCGAGATCGACGAGCCGCCTCGGATCGTGGAGGGACAGGTCGTGGACAGCAGGGTGGTCGGGGTCGTCGAGACCTGA
- a CDS encoding dihydroorotase: protein MTSLRLRRVRPLGGPAVDVEVTSGWITAIGEPATGPPRAGELDGRDAVLLPGLVDLHTHLREPGGEDAETVRSGTASAAAGGFTDVFAMANTTPATDTVDRVRRLADLADDASTRVHPVAAVTVGLAGERLTDLESLRAAGVRMFSDDGRCVDDARLVDQALRLLGPAGGVLAQHAQSEALAGGGQIDASIADALGLTPWPMVAEDVVVARDVLLAMEHDAPLHVCHVSSPGTLAVLDWARRRGARVTAEVTPHHLLLDTAACATGDPSMKVNPPLRPPAVPPLLRQALRDGVIDVVATDHAPHPEHRKRGPWAAAAFGLTGLETALAVVAEVFTDGSTVDWTGVARVLSHRPAVIGDIADRAGRPPAVGEPADFCLVASDTPWEVRADETRSASRNSPFVGRRFTHRVVLTVCSGRVTWSADDPHREVSAVRSGR from the coding sequence ATGACGAGTCTGCGACTGCGCCGAGTCCGGCCGTTGGGCGGCCCCGCCGTGGACGTCGAGGTCACCTCGGGGTGGATCACCGCGATCGGGGAGCCCGCGACGGGCCCGCCGCGGGCGGGCGAGCTCGACGGTCGGGACGCGGTGCTGCTGCCCGGGCTGGTCGACCTGCACACCCATCTGCGGGAGCCGGGCGGCGAGGACGCCGAGACCGTCCGCTCCGGCACGGCGTCGGCGGCGGCGGGCGGATTCACCGACGTGTTCGCCATGGCCAACACCACGCCGGCCACCGACACGGTCGATCGAGTCCGACGGCTCGCCGACCTCGCCGACGACGCCTCGACGCGGGTGCACCCGGTCGCCGCCGTGACCGTCGGGCTGGCGGGCGAGCGGCTCACCGATCTGGAGTCGCTGCGGGCCGCGGGCGTGCGGATGTTCTCCGACGACGGTCGCTGCGTCGACGACGCGCGGCTCGTCGACCAAGCCCTGCGCCTGCTCGGCCCGGCGGGCGGCGTCCTCGCCCAGCACGCCCAGAGCGAGGCGCTGGCGGGCGGCGGTCAGATCGACGCGAGCATCGCGGACGCGCTCGGACTGACGCCGTGGCCGATGGTCGCCGAGGACGTCGTGGTGGCCAGGGACGTCCTGCTGGCGATGGAACACGACGCGCCGCTGCACGTCTGCCACGTCTCGTCCCCCGGAACCCTCGCGGTCTTGGACTGGGCCCGGCGGCGCGGCGCGCGGGTCACCGCCGAGGTGACGCCCCACCATCTGCTGCTCGACACCGCCGCCTGCGCCACCGGCGACCCCTCGATGAAGGTCAATCCGCCGCTGCGCCCGCCTGCCGTGCCGCCGCTGCTGCGTCAGGCGCTTCGCGACGGCGTCATCGACGTCGTCGCCACCGATCACGCGCCGCACCCCGAGCACCGCAAGCGGGGCCCGTGGGCGGCGGCGGCATTCGGGCTGACCGGCCTGGAGACGGCGTTGGCCGTGGTCGCGGAGGTGTTCACCGACGGGTCGACGGTGGACTGGACGGGCGTCGCCCGGGTGCTGTCCCACCGGCCCGCCGTCATCGGCGACATCGCCGACCGGGCGGGCCGTCCGCCCGCGGTCGGGGAACCGGCGGACTTCTGTCTGGTCGCCTCGGACACGCCGTGGGAGGTGCGGGCCGACGAGACGCGCAGCGCCTCGCGGAACTCTCCGTTCGTCGGCCGCCGCTTCACGCATCGGGTGGTCTTGACGGTCTGTTCCGGGCGGGTCACCTGGTCGGCCGACGACCCGCACCGCGAGGTCTCGGCCGTCCGGAGCGGACGCTAG
- a CDS encoding FAD-binding oxidoreductase: MTGAETDRRGIADRIAPLPRSTRPTPTWDECAVLVHEPVGDTQHRLVLHSPTIAERTSAGQFVMVTIPAGVAARSVLPRPMAVHRRRVDDGAFEIVYRAGGAGTQALTAVRPGESLLITGPLGQGFTLAPATERLLVVGRGIGVCSIMTVVEDAVRAAIAVTGVLSARTEAALVGSADLAELGVGEGIAVTDEAGTSDVDRLAARLRTLLDDRPPQQIMVCGSDRLARLCGDLASRWGATVQVSVEAHMACGLGYCHGCASAAATTEGESPLVCADGPVFALTGGGRT, from the coding sequence ATGACAGGCGCCGAGACTGACCGCCGGGGAATCGCCGACCGGATCGCGCCGCTGCCGCGGTCGACGCGGCCCACACCGACCTGGGACGAGTGCGCGGTGCTCGTCCACGAGCCGGTCGGCGACACCCAGCACCGCCTCGTCCTGCACTCGCCGACCATCGCCGAACGCACCAGCGCGGGTCAGTTCGTGATGGTCACGATCCCGGCCGGGGTGGCGGCCAGGTCGGTGCTGCCCAGGCCGATGGCAGTGCACCGCAGGCGGGTCGACGACGGCGCCTTCGAGATCGTCTACCGCGCGGGCGGCGCGGGCACGCAGGCGTTGACCGCCGTGCGGCCCGGCGAGTCGCTGCTGATCACCGGCCCGCTGGGGCAGGGCTTCACCCTGGCGCCCGCGACGGAGCGACTGCTCGTGGTGGGCCGCGGCATCGGCGTCTGCTCGATCATGACGGTGGTCGAGGACGCGGTACGCGCGGCGATCGCGGTGACGGGCGTGCTCAGCGCCAGGACCGAGGCGGCGCTGGTCGGGAGCGCGGACCTGGCCGAGCTGGGTGTCGGCGAGGGGATCGCCGTGACGGACGAGGCGGGCACCAGCGACGTCGACCGCCTGGCGGCGAGACTGCGCACGCTGCTCGACGATCGCCCCCCGCAGCAGATCATGGTCTGCGGTTCCGACCGGCTCGCCCGCCTCTGCGGCGATCTGGCGAGCCGCTGGGGCGCGACGGTGCAGGTTTCCGTGGAGGCACACATGGCCTGCGGCCTGGGCTACTGCCACGGCTGCGCGAGCGCCGCGGCCACGACCGAGGGCGAGAGCCCGCTCGTCTGCGCCGACGGCCCGGTGTTCGCCCTGACCGGCGGGGGACGGACATGA
- a CDS encoding DUF3558 domain-containing protein — protein MKTSVGRVLVGAALVFLVSAACSAEIDGRASPDDAHPSTGAEPAGDTGVPSPPAGDDPAVPSVVDPKDATTLEICELVPHDVAVAAGFDPEGVPDSGGPIEACVWAAEEDRTAGVSVEVNDISGGLSNIYGQRDEYADFREFEIAGHPALQATRAVWGEGYCGIFIGLSDDQYLALRSSRGLDQPDTTNPCEQAVRLAEAVVPGIPEA, from the coding sequence ATGAAGACCAGCGTTGGTCGAGTCCTGGTTGGTGCAGCCTTGGTTTTCCTGGTGTCGGCCGCGTGTAGTGCTGAGATCGACGGGCGGGCATCGCCCGATGACGCACATCCGTCGACTGGAGCCGAACCCGCAGGTGATACTGGTGTGCCGAGTCCACCGGCAGGCGATGACCCGGCGGTTCCCTCGGTCGTCGATCCGAAGGATGCGACGACACTGGAGATCTGTGAGCTGGTTCCGCACGATGTCGCCGTCGCTGCCGGCTTCGATCCGGAAGGGGTGCCGGACAGCGGTGGACCCATTGAGGCCTGTGTCTGGGCTGCCGAAGAAGATCGGACCGCCGGTGTCAGTGTGGAGGTAAATGACATCAGCGGCGGCTTGTCGAACATCTATGGTCAGCGTGATGAGTATGCCGACTTTCGAGAGTTCGAGATCGCCGGCCATCCCGCATTGCAGGCGACGCGCGCCGTGTGGGGCGAAGGATACTGTGGGATATTCATCGGACTTTCTGATGATCAATACCTGGCGCTTCGTTCGTCGCGGGGGCTCGATCAGCCAGACACTACGAATCCCTGCGAACAAGCAGTTCGCTTGGCTGAGGCTGTGGTCCCGGGAATTCCGGAAGCGTGA
- a CDS encoding winged helix-turn-helix transcriptional regulator has translation MSVTHTDVPAPGHSVPAAQTEGPVGSTGGAPLPWVGGLTVPVTRVDADVCPVGDVLRRIGEKWSVLVIVLLGDRPRRFNELHRAIDGISQRMLTRTLRMLAQDGLVHREVTPTVPPSVEYSLTPLGRTLLVPLSALADWAFQHGGEIAAARRLDVDGE, from the coding sequence ATGTCCGTTACGCACACTGATGTGCCTGCTCCGGGGCATTCGGTGCCCGCAGCGCAGACGGAAGGGCCGGTCGGATCGACGGGCGGCGCGCCGCTGCCGTGGGTCGGCGGGCTGACGGTCCCGGTGACTCGGGTGGACGCCGACGTCTGTCCGGTCGGCGACGTGCTGCGGCGGATCGGCGAGAAGTGGAGCGTCCTCGTCATCGTCCTGCTCGGCGATCGACCTCGCCGGTTCAACGAGCTGCACCGTGCCATCGACGGCATCAGCCAACGGATGCTGACCCGGACGCTGCGGATGCTCGCCCAGGACGGGCTGGTACATCGTGAGGTCACCCCGACGGTGCCGCCGAGCGTCGAGTACAGCCTCACCCCGTTGGGCCGGACCCTGCTCGTCCCGCTGTCGGCGCTGGCGGACTGGGCCTTCCAGCACGGGGGCGAGATCGCCGCCGCCCGTCGTCTCGACGTCGACGGCGAGTAG
- a CDS encoding IclR family transcriptional regulator, protein MTADKPMQVVVRALDVLTSLAESDQGRTLQDLHEELNIPLGSLHRLLATLLDRYYVSRSPVNKRYFLGPSARKLGGFATSGGSSLIAPPPALAAAAAESGETVFATEMIGREPVCVALVEARHPLRLFVRIGQEMPLHAAAASRSILAFLPEDVVRPLLESTTLTGFTTDTPRTVDDVMAHLKTVRAQGYDVCSDELDRNVWAVAAPVIAADQTVTSSVTLAAASSRMTSPLARTRAIEITLRTARELSLGLGWSDDESPVMERGRP, encoded by the coding sequence ATGACCGCCGACAAACCCATGCAGGTCGTCGTGAGAGCACTCGACGTGCTCACGTCACTCGCGGAATCGGATCAGGGCAGGACCCTCCAAGACCTGCACGAGGAGCTGAACATCCCGCTGGGCAGCCTGCACCGGCTGCTCGCGACCCTGCTGGACCGGTACTACGTCAGCCGATCACCCGTGAACAAGCGGTACTTCCTCGGCCCGTCCGCCCGGAAGCTGGGCGGCTTCGCCACCAGCGGCGGCAGCAGTCTGATCGCGCCGCCGCCCGCGCTGGCCGCGGCGGCCGCGGAGAGCGGCGAGACCGTCTTCGCCACGGAGATGATCGGGCGGGAACCGGTGTGCGTCGCCCTGGTGGAGGCCCGTCACCCGCTCCGGCTGTTCGTCCGCATCGGGCAGGAGATGCCGCTGCACGCGGCGGCGGCGAGCCGGTCGATCCTCGCCTTCCTGCCGGAGGACGTCGTCCGGCCCTTACTGGAGTCGACCACGCTGACGGGCTTCACCACCGACACCCCGCGCACCGTCGACGACGTGATGGCGCATCTGAAGACGGTGCGCGCCCAGGGCTACGACGTCTGCTCCGACGAGCTGGACCGGAACGTGTGGGCGGTGGCCGCCCCGGTGATCGCCGCCGATCAGACGGTCACGTCCAGCGTCACCCTGGCGGCGGCGTCCTCCCGGATGACCAGTCCGCTGGCCCGGACCCGCGCCATCGAGATCACCCTGCGTACGGCCAGGGAACTGTCGCTCGGCCTCGGCTGGTCGGACGACGAGTCACCGGTCATGGAGAGAGGACGGCCATGA
- a CDS encoding Zn-dependent hydrolase: MSPAGPPATTAVADRPHGPARGLVPRAGRLRADLDHLATLTEPGPGVTRLAFTELERAAHRYAAEQLTALGARVRTDVVGNTIAELPGSVPGAPAIGSGSHLDSVPSGGRFDGIAGVVAAVEVARLLTESGTELRHPYRVVVFAAEEGARFGQACTGSRIVAGLTDSADLDRLTDHEGTTMAEAMRSVGLAPDRAAEARWDPADWLAFLELHIEQGSVLESSDLPLGVVDVISGSTRLEITLSGVASHTGGTPMHLRSDALAAAAELVLAAESLAWDSRHHGTRATVGRLEVLPGALTTIPGTVVLGVDVRDVDSARQRATVREFLDHAAGVAVRRGVGFRHRLLADTSPVVLPAALRAQLVGAAERSGTAYRVMPSGASHDSQMVNRVVPAGMLFVPSRDGLSHTPAEWTSVEQIAEGTAVLAEAVVGMDAAGRLGPESAADGGS, encoded by the coding sequence GTGAGCCCCGCGGGCCCGCCCGCCACGACGGCCGTGGCGGACAGGCCGCACGGGCCCGCCCGCGGCCTGGTTCCCCGCGCCGGGCGCCTCCGCGCCGATCTGGACCACCTCGCGACGCTGACCGAGCCGGGTCCCGGCGTGACCCGACTCGCCTTCACCGAGCTGGAGCGGGCCGCTCACCGGTACGCCGCCGAGCAGCTCACGGCACTCGGCGCCCGGGTGCGCACCGACGTCGTCGGCAACACGATCGCCGAGCTGCCCGGGTCCGTCCCGGGGGCGCCCGCGATCGGCAGCGGGTCTCATCTGGACAGCGTCCCCTCGGGCGGGCGCTTCGACGGGATCGCGGGAGTGGTCGCCGCCGTGGAGGTGGCCAGACTGCTGACCGAGTCGGGCACCGAGCTCCGCCATCCCTATCGCGTGGTGGTCTTCGCCGCCGAGGAGGGCGCCCGCTTCGGGCAGGCCTGCACGGGCAGCCGGATCGTCGCCGGACTGACGGACTCGGCCGACCTCGATCGGCTCACCGATCACGAGGGGACCACGATGGCCGAGGCGATGCGCTCGGTCGGGCTGGCCCCGGATCGCGCCGCCGAGGCGCGATGGGACCCCGCCGACTGGCTGGCCTTCCTCGAACTGCACATCGAGCAGGGCAGCGTGCTGGAGTCGTCGGATCTTCCGCTGGGCGTCGTCGACGTGATCTCCGGCAGCACCCGACTGGAGATCACCCTGAGCGGGGTCGCCTCGCACACCGGCGGCACGCCGATGCATCTGCGGTCGGACGCGCTCGCCGCGGCCGCCGAGCTCGTCCTGGCGGCGGAGTCGCTGGCCTGGGACTCCCGGCATCACGGCACCAGGGCCACGGTCGGACGGCTGGAGGTGCTGCCGGGCGCGCTGACGACCATCCCCGGAACGGTCGTGCTCGGCGTGGACGTCCGCGACGTCGACAGCGCCCGTCAGCGGGCCACCGTCCGCGAGTTCCTCGACCATGCGGCGGGCGTGGCCGTCCGACGCGGCGTCGGCTTCCGGCATCGGCTGCTCGCCGACACCTCCCCCGTCGTGCTGCCCGCGGCGCTGCGCGCGCAGCTCGTCGGCGCGGCCGAGCGCAGCGGGACGGCCTACCGGGTCATGCCCAGCGGGGCCAGCCACGACAGTCAGATGGTGAACCGCGTCGTGCCCGCCGGGATGCTCTTCGTGCCGAGCCGGGACGGACTCAGCCACACGCCCGCCGAGTGGACGTCGGTGGAGCAGATCGCCGAGGGCACCGCCGTCCTCGCCGAGGCCGTCGTCGGCATGGACGCGGCCGGACGTCTCGGGCCCGAATCGGCCGCGGACGGCGGATCATGA